From Nitrospinota bacterium, a single genomic window includes:
- a CDS encoding carbonic anhydrase, with product MRFYTVINCMDGRVQLPVIRYLQKRFNVEYVDSITEAGPNLILSEEKSITSIQSILERLKISIEHHNSVGVAIVGHHDCAGNPAPQNDQIIHIQKAIQFLRQQYENIEIIGIWIDKNWEVHEVIENKLGG from the coding sequence ATGCGATTCTATACAGTTATCAATTGCATGGATGGGCGAGTTCAATTACCTGTAATTAGATATCTGCAAAAACGATTCAATGTTGAATATGTTGACTCCATTACTGAAGCTGGCCCAAATCTGATTCTATCAGAAGAGAAAAGCATTACCTCTATTCAGTCGATTCTTGAAAGACTGAAAATTTCAATTGAGCATCATAATTCCGTAGGAGTTGCTATTGTTGGCCATCACGATTGTGCCGGAAATCCAGCACCACAAAATGATCAAATTATACACATACAAAAGGCAATACAATTTCTTCGTCAACAATATGAAAACATAGAAATAATTGGAATATGGATTGACAAAAATTGGGAGGTCCATGAAGTTATTGAAAATAAATTAGGTGGCTAA